A genomic stretch from Nilaparvata lugens isolate BPH unplaced genomic scaffold, ASM1435652v1 scaffold6112, whole genome shotgun sequence includes:
- the LOC120356194 gene encoding uncharacterized protein LOC120356194 produces KISVKHVKHTVPPVPTNFTNVQAKGRLIEQLDKVVNSTQRLSLDSKLNSRQKSKLNDAECQTDDLILKEKEELTARIDELLSQRDALIEEIKEMKILDSSLSLNNNDVGTQTELDTSSQSVNTQTETSYRLTTSKCKADCDSLEIVGIREQTIKILNDNNNSLHREIQEMELEIRKNYDRINTVMEENYKLRDIVSSFTNRVDELKNKRNWELKNSDHKINETQDWKRKVLIFSDSQGRDQATYLNNTLTNNFLVSGFVLGGAKISQIVDAVLRSKEVANLNDNDLVIIIGGTNDVNLNWDENYNRAFRQQICRLLALSVKTNIVIGTIPYRYDLPNSSTINSTIKNINAGLKNIARNKATVLDMWNLKACEHTRHGLHLNRRGKSVIARRLKDIIMKPRQVTVDTPDIIYERMSVSQSMKVTETNQSGEMEIPVVENRGTRNIKSFLEKGPVASIAI; encoded by the coding sequence taaaataagtGTGAAGCATGTTAAGCATACAGTACCCCCGGTcccaacgaatttcacaaatgTTCAGGCAAAAGGGAGGTTAATTGAGCAACTAGACAAAGTAGTAAACAGTACACAAAGATTGTCACTCGACTCCAAATTAAATAGTAGACAAAAGAGTAAGCTAAATGACGCAGAATGTCAAACAGACGATTTGATACTCAAAGAGAAGGAGGAACTCACTGCGCGCATAGATGAGTTACTCTCTCAAAGAGATGCACTCATTGAGGAGATCAaggaaatgaaaatacttgataGTAGTTTATCTCTAAACAATAATGATGTAGGAACGCAAACTGAACTGGATACAAGTTCTCAAAGTGTTAATACGCAAACCGAAACATCTTACAGACTGACGACTAGTAAATGCAAGGCAGATTGTGATAGTTTAGAAATAGTTGGTATCCGAGagcaaacaataaaaattttaaatgataataataattctctcCATAGAGAAATTCAAGAAATGGAACTCGAGATAAGGAAAAATTACGACAGAATAAATACTGTAATggaagaaaactataaattgAGAGATATTGTATCAAGTTTCACCAATCGAGTCGATGAACTTAAAAACAAGCGCAATTGGGAACTCAAGAATTCAGaccataaaattaatgaaacgcAAGATTGGAAAAGAAAAGTGCTTATTTTCTCGGATAGCCAAGGCCGTGATCAGGCAACATATTTGAACAATACGTTGACAAACAATTTCTTGGTGTCTGGTTTCGTGCTTGGGGGTGCGAAAATTTCACAGATAGTGGATGCAGTTCTGAGAAGCAAGGAGGTGGCTAATCTGAACGACAATGACTTGGTGATAATTATAGGGGGTACAAACGACGTGAATTTGAATTgggatgaaaattataatagagCATTTCGACAGCAAATATGTAGACTTCTTGCTCTGTCAGTAAAAACAAATATCGTCATCGGAACAATTCCATATCGATATGATTTGCCCAATTCATCGACCATTAATTCtacaattaaaaatatcaatgcaGGATTAAAGAATATCGCACGTAATAAAGCGACAGTACTAGATATGTGGAATCTGAAAGCTTGTGAACATACACGTCACGGACTACACTTGAACAGGAGGGGTAAATCAGTAATCGCTAGAAGACTAAAAGATATAATAATGAAACCGAGACAAGTAACAGTAGATACTCCAGACATTATTTACGAGCGGATGAGTGTGTCACAGAGTATGAAAGTGACGGAAACTAACCAGAGTGGGGAAATGGAGATTCCAGTTGTGGAAAATAGAGGCACAAGAAACATTAAAAGTTTTTTAGAGAAAGGACCGGTAGCATCAATAGCAATTTGA